In Thunnus maccoyii chromosome 3, fThuMac1.1, whole genome shotgun sequence, the following proteins share a genomic window:
- the LOC121890550 gene encoding metalloproteinase inhibitor 4-like isoform X2 produces MWPCLTHCLIRAKISGEKIVSPSNSSSPYMKMIQYEIKMIKMFKGFDKAKDIQYVYTPVFSSLCGVKLDSNNKAGYLLSGSMWSDGRISIGQCDLVESWDNLSLSQKKNLNYRYQMGCECRINTCYTVPCASTGENECLWTDWLLDNSLNGEQARQYACIRRSDTTCSWYRGGPPPEKDFLDMTDP; encoded by the exons ATGTGGCCTTGTTTGACACATTGTT TGATAAGGGCAAAGATCTCTGGAGAGAAGATTGTGTCGCCTAGCAACAGCTCCTCACCTTACATGAAGATGATCcaatatgaaatcaaaatgaTCAAG ATGTTCAAAGGGTTCGACAAGGCCAAGGATATCCAGTATGTGTACACTCCAGTCTTCTCCTCGCTGTGTGGAGTCAAACTGGACTCCaacaataaagcagggtatcTGCTCTCAG GAAGTATGTGGAGTGATGGGAGGATTTCTATTGGCCAGTGTGACCTGGTGGAGTCCTGGGACAACTTATCGCTCTCACAAAAGAAGAATCTCAACTACAGATACCAGATGGGCTGTGAGTGCAGA ATCAACACCTGTTACACGGTGCCGTGTGCGTCTACAGGAGAAAACGAGTGCTTGTGGACTGACTGGCTGCTGGATAACAGCCTAAATGGGGAGCAGGCTCGGCAGTACGCCTGCATCCGCCGCTCTGACACAACCTGTAGCTGGTACCGGGGTGGGCCCCCTCCTGAGAAAGACTTCCTGGACATGACTGACCCTTGA